Proteins found in one Equus przewalskii isolate Varuska chromosome 20, EquPr2, whole genome shotgun sequence genomic segment:
- the RPL37 gene encoding large ribosomal subunit protein eL37 yields the protein MTKGTSSFGKRRNKTHTLCRRCGSKAYHLQKSTCGKCGYPAKRKRKYNWSAKAKRRNTTGTGRMRHLKIVYRRFRHGFREGTTPKPKRAAVAASSSS from the exons ATG ACGAAGGGAACGTCATCGTTCGGAAAGCGTCGCAACAAGACGCACACGTTGTGCCGCCGCTGTGGCTCCAAGGCCTACCACCTGCAGAAGTCGACGTGTGGCAAGTGCGGCTACCCCgccaagaggaagagaaagt ATAACTGGAGTGCCAAGGCTAAAAGGCGAAACACCACCGGGACCGGTCGAATGAGGCACCTGAAAATTGTATACCGCAGATTCAG GCATGGATTCCGTGAAGGAACAACACCTAAACCCAAGAGGGCAGCTGTTGCGGCATCCAGTTCATCTTAA